A region from the Penaeus monodon isolate SGIC_2016 chromosome 17, NSTDA_Pmon_1, whole genome shotgun sequence genome encodes:
- the LOC119583794 gene encoding uncharacterized protein LOC119583794 gives MGVKDLWSLVSPTGEVLPLTALEGKAVAIDLSCWVVDCQALHLGHVARPHLRNLFFRTMALLNNGVLPVFVLEGDAPSMKWNTISSRNQRNFHSLAHPTGKNLSAKTGKRSRFKSVLKECRELLDMLGVPWVQASGEAEATCAALNYHNMVEGVISQDSDVFLYGGQTVFRNFTANQSKATVEKFSLELLEQHLKLTRGGLILLALLLGCDYFPAGVQGVGKDTAVRLLRVWYQKGVKDPVRRMQSWADSYGQSCQHSNLNARKWKNGNDEELEAGVRDRMLATDGFPFTDIIQEFRCRLDPPSLKVKWSRPQFSDLVRWCIVKLEWEGNYAVEKISPVVTRWMVTCGWYGGRISYPDLGLMPLSIVKRCVRRGVSSCQVKWKVLSPNLPENSPVELTTDEPLHLLQASLPALLEEFEEAKATKKGKGGKKSKKTDQKKTKAKGISKEKKTQAGKKKEEEEYIAHEEEEEDTDEDLSLIIDRLVSIDLTGRNKNSECKSVPVSDNRDKNYIISKEGTLKESTSTVNQKGKYANKVDEEKKGWIHKGRQDLDDSTENSDENDKENQPLSLMDRISRRIGKNHIRSKLKASKGLFATLHTKNSNIETDSDSEKENERKEKSREIDGADFTKTIGSSEVKSVLCNLASNYQSEISSDSIDFKDKIPEDSLNFDKEVLEYIQNLEDKIPENSFDFNYKTTQNNLNFEDKLPSCSGKSNEEVQEDSSDYEAPVDNEDFDDTVPEIFRLDYSENKTDDCLVHDKIPENDVKESKSNEINHESQVTNQLPQENKKENDESQRCLMTMPKEKLQFTLIDFSLLSETSACKNQISRDMFDDTGEAQGISHSTLPDLNSTPVLVKTKGILRGQGDSKAQDDSASSSSQGCKPLENAYTPSPTTWKTPAGKTEGSFDCTVSPLEPLSAKSLHRLQDSHNKERRFIHLPRTGCNSTPLVNTPKGRSKDGSYGLCFKLLDTFSCSDTGESFSHSALEEIAACSEVSKVMENSLNLLQDSLRGDISQTESMITAKKYMNDISLLNEEERDKSFAQGRDKNPCYDDKTNKSGITSHGDSKKEKENLQLETMKDCGSEKQLNKGKISHLLQTKEKLADTTFSPVITGLSLAERIKMKCKDRAISKLIDDL, from the exons ATGGGTGTGAAGGATTTATGGAGTCTTGTATCTCCCACTGGAGAGGTTCTTCCTTTGACGGCACTTGAGGGGAAGGCAGTGGCAATTGACCTGTCATGTTGGGTCGTGGATTGCCAGGCTTTGCACCTTGGCCATGTGGCTCGTCCCCACCTCAG GAATCTCTTCTTCCGTACAATGGCACTGCTGAACAATGGAGTCCTGCCAGTATTTGTACTTGAAGGAGATGCCCCAAGTATGAAATGGAATACAATCAGCTCCAGAAACCAAAGAAACTTCCATTCTTTGGCACACCCTACGGGAAAGAACTTATCTGCTAAAACAGGAAAACGATCAAGATTCAAATCTGTTCTcaaagag tgTAGAGAACTCTTAGACATGCTTGGTGTGCCATGGGTGCAGGCAAGTGGGGAGGCTGAAGCAACTTGTGCAGCTTTGAACTACcataat ATGGTTGAAGGAGTTATCTCTCAGGATAGTGATGTCTTCCTTTATGGAGGCCAGACGGTATTTAGAAACTTTACAGCAAATCAAAGTAAAGCGACAGTAGAGAAATTTag CTTGGAACTGTTAGAGCAGCACTTGAAGCTGACTCGTGGAGGACTCATCTTGCTTGCTCTTCTGCTTGGCTGCGATTACTTCCCAGCTGGCGTGCAAGGTGTAGGGAAGGACACGGCTGTTCGACTCCTGAGAGTATGGTACCAGAAAGGGGTGAAGGACCCAGTACGGAG AATGCAGTCCTGGGCTGACAGTTATGGGCAGTCTTGTCAACACTCTAATCTAAATGCAAGAAAGTGGAAAAATGG GAATGATGAAGAGTTAGAAGCTGGCGTGCGGGATAGGATGCTGGCAACAGATGGCTTCCCCTTCACCGATATCATCCAGGAATTCCGATGCAGACTGGACCCACCCTCGCTGAAGGTCAAATGGAGTCGGCCTCAGTTTTCAGACCTCGTC AGGTGGTGCATCGTCAAGCTAGAATGGGAAGGGAATTATGCCGTTGAGAAGATATCGCCAGTTGTGACTCGCTGGATGGTCACTTGCGGCTGGTATGGGGGAAGGATTTCCTACCCAGACCTAGGCCTCATG CCACTAAGCATTGTGAAGCGGTGTGTCCGTCGAGGGGTGTCTTCTTGTCAAGTGAAATGGAAAGTATTGAGCCCAAACCTCCCGGAGAATTCTCCCGTTGAGCTTACCACAGACGAGCCTCTTCACCTGCTGCAGGCTTCATTACCAGCGCTTCTTGAGGAATTTGAGGAGGCTAAGGCTACTAAGAAAG GCAAAGGAggcaaaaaatcgaaaaagactGATCAGAAGAAAACAAAGGCTAAAGGCATCAGTAAGGAGAAGAAGACACAAGCCggtaagaagaaagaggaagaggaatacatcgcacacgaagaggaagaagaagacacagACGAAGACCTTTCACTCATCATAGATCGCCTTGTCAGTATTGACTTGACAGGAAGGAATAAGAACAGTGAGTGTAAGTCTGTCCCAGTTTCAGACAACAGAGACAAGAATTACATTATTTCTAAGGAAGGGACCTTGAAGGAATCTACTTCAACTgtaaatcaaaaaggaaaatatgcaaataaggtggatgaagaaaagaaagggtggATACATAAAGGTAGGCAGGACCTTGATGATTCGACAGAaaacagtgatgaaaatgataaagagaaccAGCCACTGAGTCTGATGGATCGCATATCGAGGAGAATTGGAAAGAATCATATCAGATCGAAATTAAAGGCATCCAAGGGACTGTTTGCAACACTTCATACAAAAAACAGTAACATTGAAACAGATAGTGACagtgagaaggaaaatgaaagaaaagaaaaaagtagagaaattGATGGTGCAGATTTTACAAAGACTATTGGCAGTTCTGAAGTAAAATCTGTATTGTGTAATTTGGCTAGTAATTATCAAAGTGAAATTTCAAGTGATAGTATAGACTTTAAGGATAAAATCCCAGAGGATAGCTTGAACTTTGACAAGGAAGTTTTAGAGTATATTCAGAACTTGGAGGACAAAATACCTGAAAACAGTTTTGACTTTAATTATAAGACTACACAAAATAATCTAAATTTTGAGGATAAACTTCCAAGTTGTAGTGGTAAATCTAATGAAGAAGTTCAGGAGGATAGCTCAGACTATGAAGCTCCAGTGGATAATGAAGACTTTGATGATACAGTTCCAGAAATTTTTAGATTAGATTATTCtgaaaataaaactgatgatTGCCTTGTACATGATAAAATTCCTGAAAATGACGTTAAGGAAAGTAAATCCAATGAAATAAACCATGAATCACAAGTGACAAATCAGTTACcacaagaaaataagaaggaaaatgatgaGTCACAAAGGTGTTTGATGACAATGCCTAAAGAGAAGCTACAATTTACACTCATTGACTTTAGCCTCCTATCAGAAACTTCTGCATGTAAGAATCAGATTTCCAGAGATATGTTTGATGATACGGGTGAAGCTCAGGGAATATCTCATTCAACATTACCTGATCTCAATTCTACTCCTGTCTTGGTAAAGACTAAAGGAATTCTACGAGGGCAAGGTGATAGTAAGGCTCAAGATGACTCTGCATCCAGTAGTTCACAAGGATGCAAACCATTAGAGAATGCTTATACCCCAAGTCCAACCACCTGGAAAACTCCTGCTGGGAAAACTGAAGGATCTTTTGATTGTACAGTGTCTCCTCTAGAACCCTTGTCAGCAAAGTCTCTTCATCGGTTGCAAGATTCTCACAATAAGGAACGGAGGTTTATTCACTTGCCGCGCACTGGTTGTAACTCGACTCCCTTAGTCAACACTCCAAAGGGTAGAAGTAAAGATGGCTCTTATGGGCTGTGCTTCAAACTCCTTGACACTTTTAGCTGTTCAGACACTGGTGAATCATTCAGCCACAGTGCACTTGAAGAAATTGCTGCCTGCTCTGAGGTTAGCAAAGTGATGGAAAATTCTCTGAATCTGTTACAAGACAGTCTCAGAGGAGATATCAGTCAGACAGAGAGTATGATTACtgcgaaaaaatatatgaatgatatatctcTCCTTAATGAAGAAGAGCGTGACAAATCATTTGCGCAAGGGAGAGACAAAAATCCCtgttatgatgataaaacaaacaaatctgGAATAACATCACATGGagattctaaaaaagaaaaggaaaacctaCAGTTAGAGACCATGAAAGATTGTGGAAGCGAAAAGcagttaaataaaggaaaaataagccATCTGTTGCAGACTAAGGAGAAACTTGCTGATACCACGTTTTCACCTGTAATCACTGGCTTATCATTAGCAGAGAGGATAAAAATGAAGTGTAAAGATAGAGCAATCAGTAAGCTTATTGATGACCTGTGA
- the LOC119583795 gene encoding tubulin alpha-1D chain, whose product MRECISIHVGQAGVQIGNACWELYCLEHGIQPDGQMPSDKTVGSGDDSFNTFFSETGSGKHVPRAVFVDLEPSVIDEVRTGTYRALFHPEQLITGKEDAANNYARGHYTIGKEIVDVVLEKVRKLADQCTGLQGFLIFHSFGGGTGSGFTSLLMERLSVDYGKKSKLEFAIYPAPQVATAVVEPYNSILTTHTTLEHSDCAFMVDNEAIYDICRRNLDIERPTYTNLNRLIGQIVSSITASLRFDGALNVDLTEFQTNLVPYPRIHFPLVTYAPVISAEKAYHEQLSVAEITNACFEPANQMVKCDPRHGKYMACCLLYRGDVVPKDVNAAIAAIKTKRTIQFVDWCPTGFKVGINYQPPTVVPGGDLAKVARAVCMLSNTTAIAEAWARLDHKFDLMYAKRAFVHWYVGEGMEEGEFSEAREDLAALEKDYEEVGLDSAEGEGEEEEGQEY is encoded by the exons ATG cgTGAGTGTATCAGCATCCACGTGGGCCAGGCCGGCGTGCAGATCGGCAACGCCTGCTGGGAGCTGTACTGCCTGGAGCATGGCATCCAGCCCGATGGCCAGATGCCCTCCGACAAGACCGTGGGCAGCGGCGACGACTCCTTCAACACCTTCTTCAGCGAGACCGGGTCCGGGAAGCACGTGCCCAGGGCCGTCTTCGTCGACCTGGAGCCCTCGGTTATCG acGAGGTGCGAACGGGGACCTACCGCGCCCTCTTCCACCCCGAACAGCTGATTACAGGCAAGGAGGACGCCGCTAACAACTACGCCCGCGGTCACTACACCATTGGCAAGGAGATCGTCGATGTGGTGCTCGAAAAGGTGCGGAAGTTGGCCGACCAGTGCACAG GCCTCCAAGGGTTCCTGATCTTCCACTCGTTCGGCGGCGGCACTGGCTCCGGCTTCACCTCCCTGCTGATGGAGCGGCTCTCGGTCGACTACGGCAAGAAGAGCAAGCTGGAGTTCGCCATCTACCCCGCGCCTCAG GTCGCCACCGCCGTCGTGGAGCCCTATAACTCCATCCTGACGACCCACACCACCCTGGAGCACTCCGACTGCGCCTTCATGGTCGACAACGAAGCCATCTACGACATCTGCCGCAGGAACCTGGACATCGAACGTCCCACCTACACTAACCTGAACCGACTGATTGGTCAGATCGTGTCATCAATCACCGCTTCTCTCAG GTTCGACGGCGCCCTTAACGTGGACCTGACGGAGTTCCAGACCAACCTGGTGCCCTACCCCAGGATCCACTTCCCCCTCGTCACCTACGCCCCCGTCATCTCCGCCGAAAAGGCTTACCACGAGCAGCTCTCCGTCGCCGAGATCACCAATGCTTGCTTCGAGCCTGCTAaccag ATGGTGAAATGCGACCCACGTCACGGCAAGTACATGGCCTGTTGTCTCCTGTACCGAGGTGATGTAGTACCCAAGGACGTGAACGCTGCCATTGCCGCCATTAAGACCAAGAGGACCATCCAGTTTGTGGACTGGTGCCCTACAGGTTTCAAG GTGGGCATCAACTACCAGCCTCCTACAGTGGTGCCCGGCGGTGACCTGGCAAAGGTAGCTCGTGCTGTGTGTATGCTGTCCAACACCACCGCCATCGCTGAGGCCTGGGCACGTCTCGACCACAAGTTCGACCTTATGTACGCCAAGAGGGCTTTCGTGCACTG GTACGTGGGCGAGGGCATGGAGGAGGGCGAGTTCTCCGAGGCCCGTGAGGACTTGGCCGCTCTCGagaaggactacgaggaggtcggCCTCGACTCCGCTGAGGGCgagggcgaagaggaagaaggccaggagtattaa